One genomic segment of Erythrobacter sp. THAF29 includes these proteins:
- a CDS encoding DNA polymerase III subunit gamma/tau, giving the protein MGDSPDNTGAPPWEGEQEDEQQPSAAELEAAGQNSMFGDPAPTPEPTAVEAEAPPTSTPPPQAETNQPYRVLARKYRPQTFSELIGQEPMVRTLANAIERDRLAHAFLMTGVRGVGKTSTARLIAKALNCVGPDGQGGPTIDPCGQCEPCQAIAEGRHIDVIEMDAASHTGVDDVRDIIEQVRYAAVSARYKIYIIDEVHMLSRNAFNALLKTLEEPPAHVKFLFATTEVEKLPVTVLSRTQRFDLRRIPSDLLASHFGNVCQMEGVEAEEEALRIIAAAAEGSVRDGLSILDQAIAHADLDEDGKVTAGRVRDMLGLADKSAKRAILTHLLEGDAKALLKSIDEQYALGVEPLALIRSLMDLVHKITVAQVSGSEPDAPSEEERAALGEFATRLGAAELHRLWQLLLKGHEEVRQAPDPLVSVQMALLRILHATELPDPGKLAKRIEDLANRAPAPSALPASGGDAPSARAATPTSRTLDWAELVERIDNAGQLRVAQMMRDRVRVIELAPERLIYEQADNFSDDPSPDMRDALFKLTGKRWIVEKGTGEAQPSLREQADAEANAARDRILSDPLVKATFEAFPDAELIEPDSNVARASGDKWN; this is encoded by the coding sequence ACGAACAGCAACCGAGTGCTGCCGAGCTGGAAGCAGCCGGGCAAAACTCCATGTTTGGCGATCCTGCGCCCACGCCGGAGCCGACCGCCGTGGAAGCCGAAGCCCCTCCGACATCAACCCCTCCACCTCAGGCCGAGACTAACCAACCCTACCGCGTGCTTGCGCGCAAATACCGTCCGCAGACCTTTTCCGAGCTGATCGGCCAAGAGCCGATGGTTCGCACGCTTGCCAATGCGATAGAGCGCGACCGGCTGGCGCACGCCTTCCTGATGACCGGGGTGAGGGGGGTCGGCAAGACCTCGACCGCGCGCCTCATCGCTAAAGCGCTGAACTGCGTCGGTCCTGACGGGCAGGGCGGGCCGACTATCGATCCGTGCGGCCAGTGCGAGCCGTGCCAGGCAATTGCCGAAGGTCGACACATCGACGTGATCGAGATGGACGCCGCCTCGCACACCGGCGTCGACGATGTCCGCGATATCATCGAGCAGGTTCGCTACGCCGCGGTCTCGGCCCGCTACAAGATTTACATCATCGACGAGGTCCACATGCTCTCGCGCAACGCTTTCAATGCGTTGCTCAAAACGCTGGAAGAGCCGCCCGCGCATGTAAAATTCCTGTTCGCGACCACCGAGGTCGAAAAGCTGCCCGTCACGGTGCTCAGCCGCACTCAGCGCTTCGATTTGCGGCGCATACCATCCGATCTCCTCGCGAGCCATTTTGGAAACGTTTGCCAGATGGAGGGAGTCGAGGCGGAGGAAGAGGCACTGCGGATCATTGCTGCTGCCGCAGAGGGATCGGTGCGCGACGGGCTCTCGATCCTCGACCAGGCGATTGCCCATGCCGATCTGGATGAGGACGGGAAGGTGACTGCCGGGCGTGTCCGCGACATGCTCGGGCTTGCCGACAAGAGCGCGAAACGTGCGATTTTGACCCATCTGCTCGAAGGCGATGCCAAGGCGCTCTTGAAATCCATCGACGAACAATACGCACTAGGGGTCGAGCCGTTGGCCTTGATCCGGTCGCTCATGGACCTGGTCCACAAGATCACCGTTGCTCAGGTTTCCGGCAGCGAACCCGACGCTCCGAGCGAGGAAGAACGCGCGGCTCTCGGCGAATTCGCGACGAGATTGGGAGCTGCCGAGCTCCACCGCCTGTGGCAGCTCCTCCTCAAGGGCCATGAGGAGGTGCGGCAAGCACCCGATCCATTAGTGTCCGTACAGATGGCGCTTTTGCGGATCCTGCACGCAACCGAGCTTCCTGATCCCGGCAAGCTTGCCAAAAGGATCGAAGATCTCGCGAACCGTGCGCCTGCACCCTCGGCGCTCCCTGCGTCCGGCGGCGATGCTCCATCGGCGCGGGCTGCTACGCCTACTTCCAGAACTCTCGATTGGGCCGAACTCGTCGAGCGTATCGACAATGCCGGCCAACTTCGCGTCGCGCAGATGATGCGCGATCGCGTCCGCGTGATCGAACTTGCCCCGGAGCGTCTGATCTATGAGCAGGCCGACAATTTCTCGGACGATCCCTCGCCCGATATGCGCGATGCGCTGTTCAAACTCACAGGTAAGCGCTGGATAGTCGAGAAGGGTACTGGCGAGGCGCAGCCATCCTTGCGTGAACAGGCAGACGCTGAGGCCAATGCTGCACGCGACCGCATCTTGTCCGACCCGCTTGTAAAGGCCACATTCGAAGCATTCCCCGATGCCGAGCTGATCGAGCCGGACAGCAATGTCGCTCGCGCGTCCGGTGACAAATGGAACTGA
- a CDS encoding YbaB/EbfC family nucleoid-associated protein, whose protein sequence is MKSMEEMMQAAQKAAETIQNQMNDMQVKLDNIEVEGQSGGGLVKVRATAKGRILGVSIDDSLMKPEEKQMVEDLVTAAFNDARDKADRVSAEQMKEMQGGMGLPPGFNLPGMG, encoded by the coding sequence ATGAAATCGATGGAAGAGATGATGCAGGCCGCGCAGAAGGCCGCCGAGACGATCCAGAACCAGATGAACGATATGCAGGTAAAGCTCGACAATATCGAGGTCGAGGGTCAGTCCGGCGGCGGTCTGGTGAAGGTCCGCGCGACCGCGAAGGGACGTATTCTGGGCGTATCGATCGACGACAGCCTGATGAAGCCGGAAGAAAAACAGATGGTCGAAGACCTGGTCACTGCGGCATTCAACGATGCCCGTGACAAGGCAGACCGCGTCTCCGCCGAGCAGATGAAGGAAATGCAGGGCGGCATGGGCCTGCCGCCGGGATTCAACTTGCCGGGAATGGGTTGA
- the lon gene encoding endopeptidase La, producing the protein MTQNYPLLPLRDIVVFPGMVVPLFVGRDKSVAALEAAMEASKDIFLLAQLDPGCDDPERDDLYDVGVVAQVLQMLKLPDGTVRVMVEGTHRAQLEALRPEGDYVLAEVNILEPETVAGSEVTALMRQVSEQFSEYAKLNKKMGDDSNIELGDVDDAGQLGDMIAASINAKVSDKQSLLTETNPLKRLELVMAFMEGELSVLQVERKIRGRVKRQMEKTQREYYLNEQLKAIQSELGGGDGEEGDEIAELTEKIEKTKLSKEARAKATAELKKLKGMQPMSAEATVVRNYLDVLLGLPWGKKSKLKKDIGKAQEILDADHYGLEKVKDRIIEYLAVQARTNKLKGPILCLVGPPGVGKTSLGKSIAKATGREFVRQSLGGVRDEAEIRGHRRTYIGSMPGKIVNNLKKAGTSNPLFLLDEIDKLGQDFRGDPASALLEVLDPEQNDKFQDHYLELDIDLSDIMFVTTANSLNLPQPLLDRMEIIRLEGYTEDEKVEIAKRHLLPKQIKEHGLKEGEFELTEEGLRDLIRYYTREAGVRTLEREIARLARKSLRKILEKEATSVRITPENLGDFAGVRKFKHGVSEEEAQVGAVTGLAWTSVGGELLTIESVTTPGKGEIKTTGKLGEVMNESVAAAFSFVKARAPHYGIKPSLFQRKNVHIHLPEGAVPKDGPSAGIGMVTSIVSTLSGTPVRPDIAMTGEVTLRGRVLAIGGLKEKLLAALRGGIKTVLIPEENVKDLAEIPENVKEGLEIIPVSHVDEVLEHALTDMPAPIEWTEADDLASQPSGQAGPVGGGEGADSPTAH; encoded by the coding sequence ATGACCCAGAACTATCCTCTCCTCCCCCTGCGCGACATTGTCGTCTTTCCCGGCATGGTCGTGCCACTCTTCGTCGGTCGCGACAAGTCGGTCGCCGCGCTTGAAGCGGCAATGGAAGCGAGCAAGGACATCTTCCTCCTCGCGCAGCTCGACCCGGGCTGCGATGATCCCGAACGCGACGACCTGTACGACGTGGGCGTCGTTGCGCAGGTCCTCCAGATGCTGAAGCTTCCCGATGGCACCGTGCGTGTCATGGTGGAGGGTACGCATCGTGCCCAGCTCGAGGCGTTGCGACCCGAAGGCGACTATGTGCTTGCCGAGGTCAATATCCTCGAACCGGAAACCGTTGCCGGCAGTGAAGTCACCGCGCTCATGCGGCAGGTGAGCGAGCAATTCAGCGAGTACGCGAAGCTCAACAAGAAGATGGGCGACGACAGCAATATCGAGCTCGGCGACGTCGATGACGCAGGGCAGCTCGGCGACATGATTGCTGCGTCGATCAACGCCAAGGTATCGGACAAGCAATCGCTGCTGACCGAGACCAATCCGCTGAAGCGCCTCGAACTGGTCATGGCTTTCATGGAAGGCGAACTTTCCGTGCTTCAGGTAGAGCGCAAAATTCGTGGCCGCGTGAAGCGGCAAATGGAGAAAACGCAGCGCGAATATTATCTCAACGAACAGCTCAAGGCGATCCAGAGCGAGCTTGGCGGCGGCGATGGAGAGGAAGGCGACGAGATCGCCGAACTCACCGAGAAGATCGAGAAGACCAAGCTTTCGAAAGAAGCCAGAGCCAAGGCCACCGCAGAGCTGAAAAAGCTCAAAGGCATGCAGCCGATGAGCGCCGAAGCGACCGTGGTGCGCAATTACCTCGATGTGCTCCTCGGACTGCCCTGGGGCAAAAAGTCGAAGCTCAAGAAGGATATCGGCAAGGCGCAGGAGATCCTCGATGCCGATCACTACGGGCTGGAAAAGGTCAAGGATCGCATCATCGAGTACCTTGCCGTACAGGCGCGCACGAACAAGCTGAAAGGCCCGATCCTGTGCCTCGTCGGCCCTCCCGGCGTCGGCAAGACCTCGCTCGGCAAATCGATCGCCAAGGCGACAGGGCGCGAATTCGTGCGCCAGTCACTTGGCGGCGTGCGTGACGAGGCCGAAATTCGCGGCCACCGCAGGACCTATATTGGCTCGATGCCGGGCAAGATCGTGAACAACCTGAAGAAGGCCGGGACAAGCAATCCGCTGTTCCTGCTCGACGAGATCGACAAGCTCGGCCAGGATTTCCGCGGCGATCCCGCATCGGCGCTGCTCGAAGTTCTCGACCCCGAACAGAACGACAAGTTCCAGGATCACTATCTCGAACTCGATATCGATCTGTCCGACATCATGTTCGTGACTACAGCGAACAGCCTCAATCTCCCGCAGCCGCTGCTCGACCGGATGGAGATCATCCGCCTCGAAGGCTACACGGAAGATGAAAAGGTCGAAATCGCAAAGCGTCACTTGCTGCCCAAGCAGATCAAGGAGCACGGGCTAAAGGAAGGCGAATTTGAGCTGACCGAAGAGGGTTTGCGCGACCTCATCCGCTATTACACGCGTGAGGCCGGCGTGCGTACGCTTGAGCGCGAGATCGCCCGGCTGGCCCGCAAATCGCTGCGCAAGATTCTCGAGAAAGAGGCGACGAGCGTCCGGATCACCCCAGAAAACCTCGGCGACTTCGCAGGCGTGCGCAAGTTCAAGCACGGCGTTTCCGAAGAGGAAGCACAGGTCGGTGCAGTGACGGGTCTTGCCTGGACGAGCGTTGGCGGCGAGCTACTCACCATCGAAAGCGTCACCACACCCGGCAAGGGCGAGATAAAGACGACCGGCAAGCTCGGCGAAGTGATGAACGAATCCGTCGCTGCCGCCTTCAGTTTCGTGAAGGCCCGCGCGCCGCACTATGGAATCAAGCCTTCGCTGTTCCAGCGCAAGAACGTCCACATCCACCTGCCTGAAGGCGCGGTACCCAAGGACGGTCCGAGCGCTGGTATCGGCATGGTAACTTCGATCGTATCGACGCTTTCCGGCACGCCTGTGCGTCCCGACATCGCGATGACGGGCGAGGTGACGTTGAGAGGGCGCGTGCTAGCGATAGGCGGGCTCAAAGAGAAACTGCTCGCGGCGCTTCGAGGTGGAATCAAGACGGTCCTCATCCCTGAAGAGAACGTGAAGGATCTCGCCGAGATACCCGAGAACGTGAAAGAGGGGCTTGAGATCATTCCCGTGAGCCACGTCGATGAAGTGCTTGAGCACGCGCTCACCGATATGCCAGCGCCGATCGAATGGACCGAAGCGGACGATCTCGCGTCGCAGCCGAGCGGACAGGCTGGTCCGGTGGGCGGCGGCGAAGGAGCCGATTCCCCCACCGCGCATTGA
- a CDS encoding HU family DNA-binding protein: MNKNDLISAVAESSGLSKNDAAGAVEGVFDAITKSLSKGDEVRLVGFGTFSVARRKASTGRNPRTGEPMTIKASNQPKFKAGKGLKDAVN, encoded by the coding sequence ATGAACAAGAACGATCTGATCAGCGCGGTTGCAGAGTCGAGCGGCCTTTCCAAGAACGACGCCGCCGGCGCCGTAGAGGGCGTATTCGATGCAATTACGAAGTCGCTTTCAAAGGGCGACGAAGTGCGCCTGGTCGGGTTTGGTACGTTTTCGGTTGCACGTCGCAAGGCATCGACTGGTCGCAATCCGCGCACCGGGGAGCCGATGACCATCAAGGCTTCGAACCAGCCCAAGTTCAAGGCGGGCAAAGGCCTCAAGGACGCTGTCAACTAG